The Carnobacterium sp. 17-4 genome has a window encoding:
- the smc gene encoding chromosome segregation protein SMC: MQLKRIDIAGFKSFADKTTIEFHDGVTAVVGPNGSGKSNITEAIRWVLGEQSAKNLRGGRMNDVIFSGSDTRKPVNLAEVTLILENEDHFLPLEFSEISITRRLHRNGESEFYLNKQACRLKDIVDLFMDSGLGKESFSIISQGKVESIFNSKPEERRAIFEEAAGVLKYKTRKKKAEQKLTETEENLNRVQDIVYELEGQVEPLREQSSIAKDYLSYKEKLTEMDIALTVVEIERLKVKWDESKHEMSSFEKQLVEKQISLSDCETQLKHKRKQKAKLTDEIEKTQQKLVETIQLFEQTDGQNNVLSERNKYTTENLQQLEVTKEQANQRVAQLEQQLKGIDENLAEKTEQERQLKSELLAVEKEALSLSGNSKETIESLRDEYVDLMQKQTSLRNEQTYLERSSYQMAQKNLKSTASVKELEKTIEKITEDFTRIAKELTNTQQEIAQKLLLYQEKQASVQTKRQELEVNETRMYDALKVVQQAKAKKESLKELNEDYAGFYQGVKEVLKRKKDIGGIIGAVAELIEVPKQAELAIDIALGAASQNIIVQDEQSGRKGIQYLKQKRIGRATFLPLTTIKARHLPTSVENKASSCDGFLGIASKLIAYPEAVSTVIQNLLGTTIVARDLSSANNIAREIQFKYRVVTLEGDVMNAGGSMTGGASKSGNQGSLFARKNELTNLTKQITQMETTLTEKEIEVRTMKQVIKKEETNLNELRELGEKQRLKEQELKNQAETLEEKQIRLTRELKALQYEYKEAKEEVESYELKKTELTESFQTVKKEMEHINHQILLASSQKEEREKNHTLVNEKQQQLRTKLAALKEQLLSLKKEQKAVSSQLDDQQKDITTITSRMEQITHSDGTHQMTKKELSDQLAQLSDTKQMLESQLSKVKSEKNTIEGQLNEIEQLTTITNNQKHYLLEEKAKSEVSMNRTDVAIENRLTYLNEEYSMTFEAAKESHLLELSVEEATRKVKLLKQSIEELGSVNIGAIEEFDRVNERYSFLVDQREDLVEAKISLYTTMNEMDEEVKLRFSEVFEDIRLRFSEVFPQMFGGGSAELRLTDPKNLLTTGIEIIAQPPGKKLQQLSLLSGGERAFTAIALMFSIIQARPVPFCILDEVEAALDEANVIRFGKYLKRFDGDTQFIVITHRKGTMEEANVLYGITMQESGVSKVVSVRLEELTETPVGIT; encoded by the coding sequence GTGCAATTAAAAAGAATAGACATCGCTGGTTTCAAATCATTTGCGGATAAAACAACAATTGAGTTTCATGATGGTGTGACAGCTGTAGTAGGTCCTAACGGAAGTGGGAAAAGTAATATTACAGAAGCCATCCGTTGGGTTTTAGGTGAACAATCAGCAAAGAACCTACGTGGCGGAAGAATGAATGATGTTATTTTTTCAGGATCTGATACAAGGAAACCAGTCAATTTAGCTGAAGTTACATTGATACTAGAAAATGAAGATCATTTTTTACCGTTAGAATTTAGCGAAATAAGTATTACGAGACGATTGCATCGAAACGGTGAGAGTGAATTCTATTTGAATAAACAAGCTTGTCGTTTGAAAGATATCGTTGATCTTTTTATGGATTCGGGATTGGGAAAAGAGTCTTTTTCGATTATTTCTCAAGGAAAAGTTGAAAGTATTTTCAACAGTAAGCCAGAAGAAAGAAGAGCAATTTTTGAAGAAGCAGCTGGTGTATTAAAATACAAAACACGTAAGAAAAAAGCTGAACAAAAATTAACTGAAACCGAAGAAAATCTAAATCGTGTCCAAGATATTGTCTATGAACTGGAAGGGCAAGTTGAACCTTTGAGAGAACAAAGCAGTATAGCGAAAGACTATTTATCTTATAAGGAAAAATTGACCGAAATGGATATTGCTTTAACGGTTGTTGAAATTGAACGTTTGAAAGTAAAATGGGATGAAAGCAAACATGAAATGAGTTCTTTTGAGAAACAATTAGTTGAAAAGCAAATAAGCTTATCGGATTGTGAAACGCAATTGAAGCACAAACGGAAACAAAAAGCTAAATTGACTGATGAAATTGAAAAAACTCAGCAAAAATTGGTTGAAACCATTCAATTATTTGAACAGACTGATGGTCAAAATAATGTTTTATCTGAACGCAATAAGTACACCACTGAAAATCTACAGCAACTTGAAGTCACTAAAGAGCAAGCAAACCAGAGAGTGGCTCAATTAGAGCAACAATTAAAAGGGATCGATGAAAACCTTGCTGAGAAAACGGAACAAGAACGACAATTAAAGTCAGAACTTCTAGCTGTTGAAAAAGAAGCCTTGTCTCTTTCTGGAAATTCAAAAGAGACGATTGAGAGTTTGCGAGATGAATATGTTGATTTAATGCAAAAGCAAACCAGTTTGCGCAATGAGCAAACCTATCTTGAGCGAAGCTCTTATCAAATGGCGCAAAAGAACTTGAAATCAACCGCATCGGTCAAGGAACTCGAGAAAACGATCGAAAAAATTACGGAAGATTTTACACGTATTGCTAAAGAATTAACAAATACGCAACAAGAGATTGCTCAGAAATTACTATTATATCAAGAGAAACAAGCAAGCGTTCAAACTAAAAGACAAGAATTAGAAGTGAACGAGACGCGTATGTATGATGCTTTAAAAGTTGTGCAGCAGGCAAAAGCAAAAAAAGAAAGTTTGAAAGAATTAAATGAAGATTATGCTGGTTTTTATCAAGGTGTAAAAGAAGTTTTAAAACGTAAAAAAGATATCGGTGGAATCATCGGAGCTGTTGCTGAATTGATTGAAGTGCCCAAACAAGCTGAGTTAGCTATTGATATTGCACTCGGTGCAGCTAGCCAAAACATTATCGTTCAAGATGAGCAAAGCGGACGTAAAGGTATTCAGTATTTAAAACAAAAACGTATTGGTCGAGCAACATTTTTACCTTTAACCACAATAAAAGCTCGTCATCTGCCAACATCTGTAGAAAATAAGGCTAGCAGTTGTGATGGTTTCTTAGGGATTGCAAGTAAATTGATTGCTTATCCTGAAGCTGTTTCAACAGTTATACAAAATTTATTGGGAACAACCATTGTTGCCAGAGATTTGTCCTCTGCTAATAACATTGCACGTGAAATTCAATTTAAGTACCGTGTAGTGACTCTTGAAGGCGATGTGATGAATGCTGGGGGTTCAATGACTGGTGGAGCAAGCAAGTCTGGCAATCAGGGAAGTTTATTTGCTCGGAAAAATGAATTAACAAATTTAACTAAGCAAATCACTCAAATGGAAACGACTTTGACAGAAAAAGAAATAGAAGTTCGGACAATGAAACAAGTAATAAAAAAAGAAGAGACAAACTTAAACGAATTACGTGAACTTGGAGAAAAACAACGCTTGAAAGAACAAGAATTAAAAAATCAAGCGGAAACATTGGAAGAAAAACAAATCCGGTTAACGAGAGAGTTAAAAGCTCTCCAATATGAATACAAAGAAGCAAAAGAAGAAGTAGAGTCCTATGAGTTGAAAAAAACGGAGTTAACGGAATCTTTTCAAACGGTCAAAAAAGAAATGGAGCATATCAATCATCAGATTTTATTAGCTTCTTCTCAAAAGGAAGAGCGCGAAAAAAATCATACGTTGGTTAATGAAAAACAACAGCAGCTACGAACTAAGTTAGCTGCTTTAAAAGAGCAATTGCTTAGTTTGAAAAAAGAACAAAAAGCGGTCTCTAGTCAATTAGATGATCAACAGAAAGACATTACGACCATCACTAGTCGAATGGAACAAATAACGCATTCTGATGGTACGCATCAGATGACTAAAAAAGAATTAAGCGATCAGTTAGCGCAATTATCAGACACAAAGCAGATGCTAGAAAGTCAATTATCAAAAGTGAAAAGTGAGAAAAATACAATTGAAGGTCAGCTGAATGAAATTGAACAGCTAACGACAATAACGAATAATCAAAAACATTATCTTCTAGAAGAAAAAGCAAAATCTGAAGTCTCAATGAATCGAACAGATGTTGCGATTGAAAATCGCTTAACTTATTTAAATGAAGAATACAGTATGACTTTTGAAGCGGCTAAAGAAAGCCATCTGCTTGAGCTTTCTGTTGAAGAAGCGACACGTAAAGTGAAGCTTTTGAAACAAAGTATTGAAGAGCTGGGCTCTGTTAACATTGGTGCTATTGAAGAATTTGATCGTGTAAATGAGCGGTATTCTTTCCTTGTGGATCAACGTGAAGATTTAGTAGAAGCAAAAATTAGTTTGTACACCACGATGAACGAAATGGATGAAGAAGTGAAGCTTCGTTTTTCAGAAGTGTTTGAAGATATTCGACTAAGGTTTTCTGAAGTTTTTCCGCAAATGTTTGGCGGAGGCTCAGCTGAATTACGATTAACAGATCCTAAAAACTTGTTAACGACAGGTATTGAGATCATCGCTCAACCACCAGGGAAAAAACTACAGCAGTTAAGTTTATTATCTGGCGGAGAACGAGCATTTACAGCAATTGCTCTAATGTTTTCAATCATACAAGCCCGACCGGTACCTTTCTGTATTTTAGATGAAGTTGAAGCTGCACTAGATGAAGCTAACGTCATCCGATTTGGAAAATATTTAAAACGATTTGATGGAGATACTCAATTTATCGTTATTACTCACCGTAAAGGAACTATGGAAGAAGCTAATGTTCTTTATGGAATAACCATGCAAGAATCAGGTGTTTCTAAAGTCGTATCTGTTCGTTTAGAAGAATTAACCGAAACACCTGTAGGAATAACCTAG
- the yidA gene encoding sugar-phosphatase has protein sequence MIKLVAIDLDGTLLNGKHGISDENKEAIKQAKEQGVKVVLCTGRPLLGMIAYLEELNLKEAGDYGITYNGGLVQRTDTGEVLSKTTLTKAETEEIFELSKQINVPCNFIDLEKIYEPPYPKGRDSLYPTVMSALPYVPIAMEEVPEDIAINKTVFCYAQTELDEAIQNIPVHFYKKYTIMKSRPILLELMPKGVDKGSGIAVLADLLGFEASEVMALGDEANDAAMIEYAGMGVAMGNATDDIKSMAQYITKTNEEHGVAHAIQKFVLN, from the coding sequence ATGATTAAATTAGTTGCAATTGATTTGGATGGAACATTATTAAATGGGAAACATGGCATATCAGATGAAAATAAAGAAGCAATCAAACAAGCAAAAGAACAAGGCGTCAAAGTAGTTCTTTGTACCGGCCGACCTTTGTTAGGAATGATCGCCTATTTAGAAGAGCTAAATTTAAAAGAAGCTGGAGATTATGGCATTACTTACAATGGTGGTCTAGTACAACGTACAGATACTGGTGAAGTATTATCTAAGACAACATTAACAAAAGCTGAAACAGAAGAAATTTTTGAGCTAAGCAAACAGATCAATGTGCCTTGTAACTTCATTGATTTAGAAAAAATTTATGAGCCGCCATACCCTAAAGGGAGAGACTCGCTATATCCAACAGTTATGTCAGCATTGCCATATGTTCCGATAGCAATGGAAGAAGTACCAGAAGATATTGCAATCAATAAAACAGTCTTTTGTTACGCTCAAACCGAATTAGATGAAGCCATTCAAAACATTCCCGTTCATTTTTATAAAAAATATACGATAATGAAATCTCGTCCAATATTATTAGAACTAATGCCTAAAGGTGTAGACAAAGGTAGTGGAATAGCTGTTTTAGCCGATTTGCTAGGTTTTGAAGCATCAGAGGTAATGGCATTAGGGGATGAAGCTAACGATGCAGCAATGATTGAATATGCAGGCATGGGAGTAGCCATGGGAAATGCTACGGATGACATCAAATCAATGGCTCAATATATTACTAAAACAAATGAAGAACATGGCGTGGCACATGCCATTCAAAAATTTGTACTTAACTAA
- the ftsY gene encoding signal recognition particle-docking protein FtsY → MGLFDKIKKAFTGEEKIETTEVTEKYEKGLEKTRKTFSQRMNELFANFRTVDEDFFDELEEVLIGADVGFEATMEITDALRQEVKLKNAKASNEVQQVIIEKMVEIYEKEDTEKPEVHINPDGLTVILVVGVNGVGKTTTIGKMAHLYQQEGKKVLLAAGDTFRAGAIEQLHVWGERVGVEVVSGKAGGDPAAVVFDAIKEAKQQQADILFVDTAGRLQNKVNLMNELEKMKRIIEREIPGGPHEVLLVLDATTGQNAMNQAKQFKQTTNVTGIVLTKLDGTAKGGIVLAIRKELDIPVKFVGLGESMDDLQLFDPNEYIYGLFSELIQNSI, encoded by the coding sequence ATGGGATTATTCGACAAAATCAAAAAAGCTTTTACAGGTGAAGAGAAAATTGAAACCACAGAAGTAACCGAAAAGTATGAAAAAGGCCTTGAAAAAACGAGAAAAACATTTTCTCAACGCATGAATGAATTGTTTGCTAATTTTAGAACAGTTGATGAAGATTTTTTTGATGAACTTGAGGAAGTTTTAATTGGGGCAGATGTTGGTTTTGAAGCGACAATGGAAATTACAGATGCCTTACGCCAAGAAGTAAAACTGAAAAATGCAAAAGCTTCCAATGAAGTTCAACAAGTGATTATTGAAAAAATGGTTGAAATTTATGAAAAAGAGGATACTGAAAAGCCAGAAGTCCATATAAATCCTGATGGGTTAACGGTGATTTTGGTGGTTGGCGTAAACGGTGTAGGGAAAACCACTACAATCGGCAAGATGGCGCATCTTTACCAACAAGAAGGTAAAAAGGTACTCTTAGCAGCTGGTGATACGTTCAGAGCTGGTGCGATAGAACAGTTACATGTTTGGGGAGAGCGTGTTGGCGTAGAAGTAGTCAGTGGTAAAGCTGGTGGAGATCCAGCAGCTGTAGTGTTTGATGCGATTAAAGAAGCTAAACAACAACAAGCAGATATTTTATTCGTAGATACAGCTGGACGTTTACAAAACAAAGTAAATCTTATGAATGAGTTAGAAAAAATGAAACGGATTATAGAACGTGAAATACCAGGCGGTCCTCATGAGGTGTTGCTTGTACTAGATGCAACAACTGGACAAAATGCGATGAACCAAGCCAAACAATTTAAACAAACGACCAATGTAACTGGAATTGTGTTAACTAAATTAGATGGCACAGCAAAAGGTGGAATTGTTTTAGCTATTCGTAAAGAGTTAGATATTCCTGTGAAATTTGTTGGATTAGGTGAAAGTATGGATGACTTGCAACTATTTGATCCAAATGAATATATTTATGGATTATTTAGCGAATTAATTCAAAATTCGATTTAA
- the rnc gene encoding ribonuclease III, which yields MDDAFLTQLKTKFDLVFHDLSYLEEAFTHSSYVNEHRNLELKDNERIEFLGDAVLELTVSRFLYELYPNLPEGKLTRLRATIVCEASLSQFAKEYEFDQFIRLGRGEERMNGRKRPALLCDLFESFIGALYLDQGIDSVLSFLDQTIFPKIKSGAFSHVMDHKTNLQEFLQQKGEIGIDYQLVDEIGPAHQKAFVVEVLAEGQVLGQGQGKTKKAAEQVAAENALLALQEK from the coding sequence ATGGATGACGCATTTTTAACACAATTAAAGACTAAATTTGATTTGGTTTTTCATGACCTATCATATTTAGAAGAAGCATTTACCCATTCATCATATGTGAATGAGCACAGGAATCTTGAGTTAAAGGATAATGAAAGAATTGAATTTTTAGGAGATGCGGTATTAGAATTAACCGTATCAAGATTTTTATACGAATTATATCCTAACTTGCCTGAAGGGAAATTAACACGATTGAGAGCGACTATTGTTTGTGAAGCTAGTTTGAGTCAATTCGCAAAAGAATACGAATTCGATCAATTTATCCGTTTAGGTAGAGGCGAAGAACGTATGAATGGACGAAAACGTCCAGCATTACTTTGCGATTTATTTGAATCCTTTATTGGAGCGTTATATTTAGATCAAGGAATAGATAGCGTATTATCTTTTCTTGATCAAACGATTTTTCCAAAAATCAAGTCCGGTGCTTTCTCACATGTGATGGATCATAAAACTAATTTACAAGAGTTTTTACAACAAAAAGGTGAAATTGGAATCGACTATCAATTAGTTGATGAAATTGGGCCTGCACATCAAAAGGCCTTTGTGGTAGAAGTACTTGCTGAAGGGCAAGTACTTGGACAAGGACAAGGGAAAACTAAAAAAGCAGCTGAACAAGTGGCTGCAGAAAATGCATTGCTTGCTTTGCAAGAAAAATAG